The genome window AATGCTACCGTATCGCCCTAGACTGCACAGTCACTCAACAAACTAAGGACAAAGAAAAAGGGGCATAACAATCGACAGGGTTGAGGTCGATATGTGACGATAGCAAGGATGTTATCAGGGACCCTGATACGATCAAAGCTGCGGGATTGACCATAGAGGACCTTGACCCCGTTTAACTAGATACTAACGATCACAGCAAGAAAGCTTATATAGGCTGTAAGCCGGGAATTAACCAGTAAAACtatataccatgttggtatagttatatgccatattggtatcatatggtagtttgaatattttttttgttgttttagctgcatttttaagtgaattctattatggaattatttatatgaacatgatttgcagtgctgggatttttttgtgccgatggacatagattatgtgtattatgtaatagtttttatagttaaaGGCAATTATTGGAACGACCCCATACAACTATATTCCCTGTTAGTATACGGAATAAGCAAGTTGCTTTGCGAATATTTAGTTTGCAATGTGAGCatgtaattttctcatacttttattgtaccctttaatgttttggtacagtagtaTAATCGCAGATAATTGTAGCAATATTCTAGAGCAAtcatatactctgttggtatacatgtataccatattggtatcatatggtactagaagtcttttttgctacttatacttttattgcatTTTCCAATCTTTTATTACCAtttctattctaactagtatatataAATATTTGGTGGCTGTAGATTGTATTTTCTTGCTCCATAACTGATTGTGTTATTGCTAATGGTAGAGTGTGTACTGATATTTGTAGGGAATGAGATCAAGTTTTGCATGGCAATCACGTGTTGATTCTTAGAATCTGATTATGTAATTTATGGCATTCAGCAGCAGTCAGTGTGATATTCAGTGAATTAGATCAAGTGGcaactgatattatttcagtttaataattaaattaaaaaatgagaaaaaaaataagagGTATAttatactacaacaacaacaactacaacccagtataatcccactatggggtctggggagggtagtttgtacgcagaccttacctctaccctggggtagagaggctgtttccgatagaccctcggctccctccctccaagaactccccaccttgctcttggggtgactcgaactcacaatctcttggttggaagtggagggtgctcaccactagagcaacccactcttggaagaggtatattatactagttatatttaaaaaaaaggtGAACACATATTTACTATATcagttattttttcttattgtataaaaaaaagaataataaaaaatagtgaaaacagtaaatgaaattagattatgaatagaaaaaaaatataaaaaaaataagttaaatgaaattagaaaggagccaaaattagaaaaggaacaagaaataaaaaagcaaaaaaaaaaaaaaaaaaggagccaaaattgagtgtgaaattaaataataataataataataataataataataataataataataataataataataatatgatttggaccaaaataaataaataaaagaaagaaaaaaaaagaaaacaagaaattataataataataataataataataataataataataataataataataataatatggactaaaataaataaatagaaaaagaaaaaaaataagaagaaaacgagaaaaaagaaaaggagaaaagaaggaaaaaagacaagttgagaaataaaaaagaaaaggagaccagaccaaaaaacaaaaggagaaaaaaataatACGTAGGAAAGAtaattagtttgatgggtagAAAAGTAAATTGATAGATAAGGGTAAATAGTTCTGTTTTTGTGGGTAATTGTGTCGTCCACCCTCAAAATTTTGAGGAGCTATAGACGGTCATTTTCGGTTCGTTACATGCATGTTGGTCAACTATGATTCTATGAACACCGGCTCCTCTTCATATTAGTTAGATGTTCTCATCTAGTATTTATATAATGTATTTTAATGACATGGGGCGAATTAAGAAATCATTTCCTTAACTTTACTTTCttgccaaatctcaaaacatcCTTTATCCCTGTCACTCATAAGAATACTCGATATGTCTCCACTATGAACATAACAAATTCAGCTTATATGCATGTATGAACAAGAGTATTTGATATATGTTTTCAAGTTTAAGTATACCAAATCTGAAATGTGGCTGTAGTTGATTATGTTTACCCATATGATGATTTCACAATGCATTTTGTATACTATACTTTTGGCTATATGCCTATGTTGAGAAATGGTTATGTAATTCTTTTCCTTAGGAAGTCTTAGCATATTTATTACTCCTAAGCTCACACTAGATTCATGTTTTCATTGCGTACTTGTATTAGACTGATGAAAGATATAGTTAATTAAGTTTATGATTGAGAATTAGCTTAATGAAATGTATTGATATATATTGTTTAAGTTGGGTGAGCCTTCAAACAATCAAACTGGGTGCAGGTCATGACTTCTAAGTTCGGGTCGTTACAGCAAAGCATTAACAAGCAAAGAAACAAACtaaaacaacaacaactataaacCCAATAGAATCCCACAAATGGgtatggggaggatagtgtgtacgcagatagACTTTCGGCTCAAGAAAGATAAAAAGAAACAATAAAAACGAGCAATATCAACATCAAAGGCCAGAAAGATAATAGCAACAATCTAAAGGCCGGAAAATTAGATGCAAGAAGCAATAGCAGTAAACAGTAACAACAGCAAGATACTAGGAAATCGAAGTGGAAGATAGTAGGAAAATAACATATAATACTAGCAGTTTAAGGGCAAGAACACTACCAGACTAACCCTAGTACCCCAGTACGGAACAGAATTATGCTGGACTACCTACTATCCTTCTATTCTAATTCTCAACCCTCTTGTCAAGGGACATGTCCTCGGTAAACTGAAACCGCACCGACAGAAAGaaactaaaaataataattgaTGTATtctttgccttatttatttattttccagaATCATGATAAGTATTTTGCGTATATTTAACCGCAAAAATTAAGTGATATTGACTTTGTAATGTGAGCCAATCTCTGAATAACATGGCCAGATCATGTTCTGTTTTGAATACCTTAAACATTGCAGCTATTTCAGTTGAAAATCTATTAAAAAATTCATAGCTACATAGAAGTTTGCAGATGTCAATATTATAATATTCAACGCATATTCGGCGTTGTCAAGTGATAACCATGTTCAATAAGTCATACAATTTTTCTATATATTGTATCTTGTAGATATTCTGCAATAACAGAAACATAGAACCAAACCAAACACACCAAAACCTGAAAATTTGAGGAAAATGGAGTGGGAATGGAGCTATGTAGTTTGGTCTACAATTATCTTAGTACCAACTCTAATCATAGTATTCTCCAAAAGAAGGTCTTGTTCTTACAATTTGCCTCCAGGACCACCTGGATTGCCTATTTTTGGCAACATGTTTAATCTTGGAACATTACCATATCAAACAATAGCAAGTTTTAAACACAAATATGGTCCTATTGTATGGTTCAATATTGGCTCAGTTAAAACCATGTCAATTTTGTCAGCCAAAACAGCTGCTGAGTTTTTCAAGAATCATGATTTCGCTTTTGCTGAGCGAAAAATTATGGACACCATGTTGGTACATGATTACAACAAAGGGTCCTTAGCTATAGCCCCATATGGCACGTATTGGCGCGTGCTAAGACGGATATGTACTGTGGAAATGTTTGTTAACAAAAGGATCAATGCAACAGTACATATCAGGCAAAAATGTGTCGATGATATGCTTCAATGGATTGAAGAAGAGGCGAATGTTGTGGAAATTAAAGGAAGTGGGATTGAGGTAACGCGTTTTGTGTTTCTTTCAACGTTTAATATGCTAGGGAATTTGATGTTTTCGCGCGATTTAGTACATCCAGGGTCCAAAAAGGCCTCCGAGTTCTTTACTGCCATGATGAGGATTATGGAATGGTCGGGTAATCCGAATGTCTCAGACATTTTTCCATGTCTTAGGAGGTTTGATTTACAAGGCTTAAAGAAGAAGATGCATCGCGAAATGGGAAAAGCTCTGGAAATCGCCTCTACATTCGTCAAGGAACGAATAAAGGAGCGAGAAGATGGTGGCGAAAAGAAGAAAGATTTTTTGGATGTGTTGCTTGATTTTGAGGGTAGTGGAAAAGATGAACCAGCTAAGTTAACAGAACATCAGATCAACATATTCATATTGGTATGTTTTAGTGTTTGCTgcacttttcctattttttatttATACAATCCCCTAAAGTTTTCACAGATTATCAGTTCAATTAGCAGTGGCGGATCTGGAATTTTAAGGTCGTGGGTGCTCCTTTACTTTAACATAAAGTTGCTACCAACCACATACCAGAAGTGTACAACTATTCGAACGCAATAGaggaaaaaattaataaaaaaactaCGGTTAATATTAACATTATCAAAAATGACTTCTAGTCACAAGTAGGAATCGATCTCACGCCTCTAACTTCAGACACATCTTTACTTCAATCTCAACACCACAGCACTCATTAATCTTTTTGGTTCCTGGGTGCTTGCTACCATCTTATAtcaattttcttatatttttgaTATAACTATACATAGTTTATGGGGAGGTCAATGGGTGCTAAAGCACCTAAAATTAGTGCATAAATTCGCCATTGGCTGCCTACATCACATCCCTTGGGATGCAGCATTTCCCCGGATACTACATGAATGCGGGATGCTTTGAGCATCAGACTGTCCTTTTTTTTCGTTCCGATAATTGAATACCATTATATGTACATGTAATATGCACTTCTCTATTTCATTGGTCTAATTTGACTCTTGTAGCCAAATGTAACAATTTAGATCATAGGACCTTGAAATAAGTATGCTAGTGTACTCTTGGTTACTTGAGATAAATCTTGATTAGATACAAAATGCAGGAAATGTTTTTAGCCGGTTCAGAGACGACTAGTAGCAGCGTGGAATGGACATTGACTGAACTCCTATGCCACCCTGAAGCAATGGCCAAAGTAAAAGCAGAGATCTCTGAGATAGTAGGAAAGAACAGGAAGTTAGAAGAAAGCGACATTgacaatcttccttatatgcaAGCTGTGATCAAAGAAGCGCTACGATTACATCCTCCTCTTCCTTTCTTAGTGCCAAGAAGAGCAATACATGACACCAAATTCATGGGATATGACATACCAGAAAACACTCAAGTGTTCGTTAACGTTTGGTCAATTGGAAGAGATCCTGAATATTGGGACGACCCTTTGGATTTCAAGCCCGAGAGGTTTCTTAACTCAAAGATTGATTTCAAGGGACAATGTTTTGAGTTTTTACCATTTGGTGCTGGTAGAAGGATGTGTGTAGGACTTCCTTTAGGTAATCGCATGTTACACCTTGTTTTGGGCTCATTGCTTCATGAATTTGATTGGGAACTTCCTGAAACTATCACTCCTAAATCAATGGATATGAAGGAGAGAATGGGAATGACAGTGAGAAAATTCCAACCTTTGAAAGCAGTACCAAGAAAAACATCTGCTTAAATTGGACTTTGTTGTGAATTTGCTTGTAATAAAAAGCTGAGGTATTAGTTCCCCTAAAATATTTATCCTTTTCAATTATCTTAAGGTAAGAGTTGGAAActatgttgcgcggactctccaaaatgttGCTGCACTCGTGTTGGATCCACCaaaaatacaataattatgaaGGATGCGACACGCACACCGAGACATTTTCGGAGAGTGCGAGCAACATAGGTTGGAATATTTACAGCCTTAGGAGGCTTCAGGAATAATGTATAACGACGTTTTCTTTATTGCTTTATTTTCACTTCTCTTaagtcgagggtctttcggaaacagcctctctaccctcataagataggggtaaggtctgcgtacactttaccctccccagaccccacttatgagatttcactggatttgttgttgttgtagtattatAACGACGTCTTCTCTTTTACATAAGGAAAACATCTGTTTAACAGCCCAAATGCAAGGCCTAAATGGACAAGTGATTGGCCACATTCTGATTTTTCAGTCCTTGCTAATGATCATGAAAGGAGAAAAAAATGGTGCTATTTAACAATGTAAGCTTGACATCCTATTTAGCTGAGATTATAGCAATTACAGCTTCATTAACAACAATCCATACAACAAACTTGATAGTTCTGGTCAAATATCATGATGAAACATAAGACAACACTGTCAAATATAAATTAGACTTAGTTATCAAGGCTAAAACCTCTATCTGCAGCATAATCTACAAAACTGTAAAGTGGAATGACTTTATCACCATACTTCGCCAAACCATCTAACTCTCTCTTAGCCTGTGCTCTAAGATCCTCAGCAATTTTCTTAGCCTTCTCAATGCCGTAAAGACTAACATAGCTTTTGCCTTTCTTTTTCTTCCCCCCACTTTTGTCCTCGGTCTCCTTTGCTTCCAATATATCGTCAACAACCCGATATAAGACACCAACTGCTCGACCGTATCTTCTCAGATGTTGGATCTCCTCATCCGAAGCACCAGCCAAGAGACCCCCACAAACGGCAGAGCACTCACCCATTTCACCATATTTCTTTTCTTGGACAGAGTCAACAGCATTTGGTCCACCCTCAAGGTCAAGGAATTGACCGGCAGCCATGCCAGTGGACCCCACAGCTCGAGCAATCTCTGTAATGACCCTGAGGACTCGATCCTCGGGAACGAGATCACTTGGAGTGTGAGACACAATATGCTGGAACCCAAGAGGGAACAAAGCATCCCCGGCCAATATTGCCATATCTACACCAAAAACTGTGTGGTTTGCAGGCAGCCCTCGTCGAGTTGGGTCATCATCCATGCAAGGCAGATCATCATGAATCAATGAAGCAGCATGAACCTAATAGAAACATATCAAGGTCAAACATATATAAGATATACATGTGTCAAATGTAAGCATCAATACAGCAGCATATCTCAAAGCTCAATCGGAGgatcaacacacaaaaatattagagCTAGAAATTGGCATAATATCATATACAACTAAGATTTCATTGTGCGCATATTGCACAAAACAAAACATCAGTTGCAAAACATGATGTTTAAGTAGCTTAACCAACTTACCGTTGCATGTTCTGTTGCCTCGAGAATTTGGGTCAAGTTTTATCTTGAATTTATAAGCACAGCTTTTTTTTCTTTGATAAGTAAAATTAAATCTCATAACCTGAATGCAGAAAGATTGTGCAGAAATAGTTACAAAAAGATTACGAAAAATCAGCTCCTTCTACTCTACAAGGCAGATGAAGCTCATCACTCATGTTGCTCATTTTGCACCAAAAAGCCAAATAAGACATACATCTGAACTTAATCTAATAATATTTCAACCTTTAAGAGAGTGGCCAAGCAGTCAAAGACATGAAGTAACAACCTTCGAGACCAAAGTACGAATCCCAATAGAGGCGTCACAAGGTGAATTCTTTCCATCTGCCTAAGTTTTGGTGGGCCGAGTTACCCTGATATTTTGTGTTGATAGAGTTTAGCTAATGCCCTGTGGATTAGTTGAGGCACGTGCAAACTGGTCTGATCACCACCGTTATCAAAaaacaaaaagtcaaaaaacgTTTCCAGTTCTGCTTTTAAGAACTTTCTTTCCTCCAACAAGAtaagcataaataatataatctGAATTGGTTAGGGTGAGAAAGCTCAGGCATTATATCCTAATACAATTTGACTACTGCAGTTCAAAGACCAGAAGGCAATAGTATCAGGTGGTTCACTTATTGGTTCAAGCATTTGTCCGTGGAGACAGCAAAGAGAACAAATTCCAGTTATTCAATGCAGCTGCCAAGGATATAATGTTCCTTAATAATAATGATTAAAGGTTAATCCTACAATGTGGGTGCTTTTGTTTATTATTCTACAGAAGATCCATAACTTTTAAGTAATGTTATCACCTTTCTACCTAGGCTACGACAAGTGATGCAAGCATAGCAAAGTCTTAAGAAACATAAGAAGGCCAACAAGTGTGTGTCCTTTATCACCCAAaagaattaaatgatgaatacaAACAGAAAATGAAGAACAAACCATCTCTAAGGCGCAGGCAGTGGGAAAGGCAGCAAGGCGATTTCCACCAAAAAGCTCACAAGCGGCAACACACATGATAGGTGGGGACCTTTTAGCACCCTTAGCCAGAACGGAGTAGCGCATGGCCTCATAAATCTGATTTGGGTACTTAACTGGGACCGCCTCATCAAGCTTCTGGTTGATATCACGAATTAGAGTTGTCCAATAATTCTTAAGATCAAACTGGATGGACTCAGACGCTGTCGAAACGGAAGAAGAGCACCGGATTGTTTTCTGCATAACCATGTGGCTCCTAGGAAGACAGAGATGAGGTGAACAACTCATCACCATAGAGAATACCATAATTTATCTCCGTTTTCCTCGCTTTCCACTTAAACCACCTGTTACTAAGTAAGGAGCATAACTGAATGATCAGATTGACTGCAACATAGATGGAAATCTATCCGCTGACATGAATGACTTGAGACAAACAATAAAATGCAAAAATCAAAAAAGACAATGTACCAAACAAGCTTACAAACTTCACCATCAAAAATCAGAAATACAAATATACTGGAGTGAAATCCTTCTTCACTGATAGCTTCCTCCTAATATTCATAGTCTttcttagattttttttttttcttttttgtgtatGATGGCGGTGTTAGTTCCAACTTGTGCGCACCTCAACTATTTCACCGGTACCTACTACCTCCCACCAGCAGTCTTCCTTAGATATTTTGaagttctttcttctttttttataatCTTGTTGTCCGAGGCAGTTtgtgcgcacctcgactaattccacgggatacaTACTATCTcccacaaacaacaacaacagatatcAGGTAACTCTATCCATCAAGACTTGGACAGATAGGAAGGAATCAAGGCTTGGACAGGTAACTCCTCCGCtaggatttgaacctgagacctcatggttctcaactCACTTCATTGATAACTAGGCCACATCCTTGGGCGGATATTTTTTAAGTTAATTAGGAATTTTGTGTGGGTTAACTAACAAGCTTTCTCCCCAGAACATAATACATCCAAAATGCAAACTACCGCAGCCTAAATTACATTTTATTAGTTTAGTAACGTCTTACGACAAGGACTACCATAAATTCCAGCTCGGTCACTCATAACTTTAGATTATAAACATTAGTCAAACGAGGGAAAAAGAGATTTCAAAAACTTGATTAATAAGCAATAAATGTCAGGATTGctacaaaaaaaatattgaaaaggGTTTCTTGTCTTGGGAAAGATGCAAGAGTGCTACCTAACACCGACGGGCAATTCGATTCGCCGTTGAATCTTCTATCCGGCGCCGGAGAAATCGGCTACCTACTCTCTCACTTCTCAGTAGTTCCTTTTTTGGGTCTGTATTCCGGGATCTTAGATTGGGTTTGACGGTTGGGCTAAAGTTAACGGATTACTTCAGATTCGATAAAGGTAAATAATCCTCACATCCCAAATTGATATTGCTACGTTCTTATTTATATAggcaaaaaatataaaattgattGGTGAGCGAAGTTAATTATATTTGCTAGTTAAGtgtgtataaaatatatatatttttatataatacaTGTATGTGAAAATTATATTTATCTTTTAACGGTTATTTTTTTTAAGAGttgtaaaaatatataatatatatatttcttttatatatcacacttttctttttaattttgtccaaaaaaaaaatatatttgtatatatttaaaaGCAATTTAACCCTTTAATAGATAATTTATAGCCAAATAAATCTTAAATTCCGTTCCCAatcaaataattttatattacttGGGAAGGATGGAACATAATGTTATAACACTAGGTAAAATATGGTAAAAAATTGCCCGCGTCCGATATTTATAGCTCAATAAATACATGACATATGTGTTCAGTCTTATTATTGAATCATAGTAAATTAATACTATATATTTTTACcttaatttataatttaatttagtGTAAATAGCAAATGCATATAAGATTTTACCAAGATCGAAATCTAGTATAATACTAGCTTGTTTTGTCAAGCTATTAGCAAAGCACTCTCTTTTTTCTAAAGCACCTTCTCTTAATATTTCAAAAAAATGTTTTTGAGTAATAAATGAAAATTCAGTTCCATAGTGAAATTAAAGCCAAGATATTTACGGTCGCCTTCCTTTAGGTGATCACGTTTTGCACATTGTTTTTGGATCATTGCAAATTGGTCCTGCTGCTACTGCTAGTGTCACTCCAAAACTGTGCGGATTATATCACGTCAGTAGTGACAGTGACGGCAAAATagataaaagaaaacagttatctatccatattatttattaaaaaatgagttggataatgaacttatTAAAAACGGGTCAACTATGGATAAGAATCATATTATCCACTTCGAAAAT of Nicotiana tomentosiformis chromosome 7, ASM39032v3, whole genome shotgun sequence contains these proteins:
- the LOC104086910 gene encoding cytochrome P450 76A2-like, which encodes MEWEWSYVVWSTIILVPTLIIVFSKRRSCSYNLPPGPPGLPIFGNMFNLGTLPYQTIASFKHKYGPIVWFNIGSVKTMSILSAKTAAEFFKNHDFAFAERKIMDTMLVHDYNKGSLAIAPYGTYWRVLRRICTVEMFVNKRINATVHIRQKCVDDMLQWIEEEANVVEIKGSGIEVTRFVFLSTFNMLGNLMFSRDLVHPGSKKASEFFTAMMRIMEWSGNPNVSDIFPCLRRFDLQGLKKKMHREMGKALEIASTFVKERIKEREDGGEKKKDFLDVLLDFEGSGKDEPAKLTEHQINIFILEMFLAGSETTSSSVEWTLTELLCHPEAMAKVKAEISEIVGKNRKLEESDIDNLPYMQAVIKEALRLHPPLPFLVPRRAIHDTKFMGYDIPENTQVFVNVWSIGRDPEYWDDPLDFKPERFLNSKIDFKGQCFEFLPFGAGRRMCVGLPLGNRMLHLVLGSLLHEFDWELPETITPKSMDMKERMGMTVRKFQPLKAVPRKTSA
- the LOC104086911 gene encoding heterodimeric geranylgeranyl pyrophosphate synthase small subunit, chloroplastic-like, which gives rise to MVFSMVMSCSPHLCLPRSHMVMQKTIRCSSSVSTASESIQFDLKNYWTTLIRDINQKLDEAVPVKYPNQIYEAMRYSVLAKGAKRSPPIMCVAACELFGGNRLAAFPTACALEMVHAASLIHDDLPCMDDDPTRRGLPANHTVFGVDMAILAGDALFPLGFQHIVSHTPSDLVPEDRVLRVITEIARAVGSTGMAAGQFLDLEGGPNAVDSVQEKKYGEMGECSAVCGGLLAGASDEEIQHLRRYGRAVGVLYRVVDDILEAKETEDKSGGKKKKGKSYVSLYGIEKAKKIAEDLRAQAKRELDGLAKYGDKVIPLYSFVDYAADRGFSLDN